A genomic region of Marinobacter szutsaonensis contains the following coding sequences:
- the glpK gene encoding glycerol kinase GlpK, which produces MTRYLLAIDQGTTSSRAIIFDPSGTIVGVAQQEFHQYFPRDGWVEHGALEIWDSTLTVCRSALERAGIDAADVAGIGITNQRETTVIWERATGKPIHHAIVWQDRRTASWCTKLKEDGFENVVVERTGLLIDPYFSSTKISWILDNVEGARARAEAGELAFGTVDSWLLWNLTGGRSHYTDATNASRTALFNIHTQSWDDTLLDLFRVPRQLLPEVLDCAADFGTTEREWLGAELQVAGIAGDQHAALIGQACFEPGMAKSTYGTGCFLMLNTGDTALRSENRLLTTMSYRLDGKPTYAVEGSIFVAGAAMQWLRDGLGLIAHAGESLAHAERVGVENAVYLVPAFTGLGAPHWDPHARGAIMGLTRDTGIGEIVTAGLQSVCYQTKDLVRAIQNDGARLESLRVDGGMAVNDWVMQFLADILNVTVDRPRITETTALGAAYLAGLQTGVYSSLEEISRLWECERQFRPDMRPSLRESLYAGWLDAVDRVCNR; this is translated from the coding sequence ATGACCCGCTACCTGCTTGCGATTGACCAGGGAACCACCAGCTCGCGCGCGATCATCTTCGACCCATCCGGTACCATCGTGGGCGTGGCCCAGCAGGAGTTCCACCAGTACTTTCCCCGTGACGGCTGGGTCGAGCACGGTGCGCTTGAAATCTGGGACAGCACCCTGACGGTCTGCCGGTCCGCCCTGGAAAGGGCGGGAATCGACGCGGCGGATGTCGCAGGTATCGGGATTACCAACCAGCGCGAGACCACGGTTATCTGGGAACGGGCGACCGGCAAGCCGATCCACCACGCCATCGTCTGGCAGGATCGCCGAACCGCCTCCTGGTGCACCAAGCTCAAGGAGGATGGCTTTGAAAATGTGGTGGTGGAGCGCACAGGCCTGCTGATTGATCCCTACTTTTCCTCCACCAAGATCTCCTGGATCCTTGATAATGTTGAGGGCGCTCGGGCCCGGGCGGAAGCCGGGGAGCTTGCCTTCGGGACGGTGGACAGCTGGCTGCTCTGGAACCTGACCGGCGGCCGCTCCCATTACACCGACGCCACCAATGCCTCCCGTACCGCCCTGTTCAATATCCACACCCAGAGCTGGGACGATACGCTGCTGGACCTGTTCCGCGTGCCCCGTCAACTGCTGCCCGAGGTGCTGGACTGCGCCGCGGACTTCGGCACCACCGAGAGGGAATGGCTGGGCGCGGAGCTTCAGGTGGCGGGCATTGCCGGCGACCAGCACGCCGCCCTGATCGGACAGGCCTGCTTCGAGCCCGGCATGGCCAAGAGCACCTACGGCACGGGTTGCTTCCTGATGCTCAATACTGGCGACACGGCCCTGCGGTCCGAGAACCGGTTATTGACCACCATGTCGTACCGGCTCGACGGCAAGCCGACCTATGCGGTGGAGGGCAGTATTTTTGTGGCCGGGGCGGCCATGCAGTGGTTGCGGGACGGTCTCGGCCTGATTGCTCATGCCGGCGAGTCCTTGGCCCATGCCGAGCGTGTGGGGGTGGAGAACGCGGTATACCTGGTTCCGGCTTTCACGGGGCTGGGCGCCCCCCACTGGGATCCCCACGCCCGCGGGGCGATCATGGGCCTGACCCGGGATACCGGAATCGGGGAAATCGTGACGGCGGGGTTGCAGTCCGTGTGCTATCAGACCAAGGACCTGGTGCGGGCCATCCAGAATGACGGCGCCCGCCTGGAATCCCTGCGTGTGGATGGCGGCATGGCGGTGAATGACTGGGTCATGCAGTTCCTGGCGGACATTCTCAATGTCACCGTGGACCGGCCGCGGATCACCGAAACCACCGCTCTGGGCGCCGCCTACCTGGCCGGTTTGCAGACCGGCGTCTACAGCAGTCTGGAGGAGATTTCCCGGCTTTGGGAGTGCGAGCGCCAGTTCCGTCCGGACATGAGGCCGTCACTGCGGGAATCCCTGTATGCCGGTTGGCTGGACGCGGTCGACCGGGTGTGTAACCGCTAA